The Salvelinus fontinalis isolate EN_2023a chromosome 36, ASM2944872v1, whole genome shotgun sequence genome window below encodes:
- the LOC129835163 gene encoding phospholipid scramblase 2-like isoform X1 has product MSAPGYPSPHQGPGSYSTTPYPVPHGGYGDPNHAPPLVGFHMGYNHKQHHPGQPVMYQPVPMPECGVPQMGPGYGGPMPGPEYGAPNSGPPAAISPAPAAVVPVGVPPGLEYLTQIDQILIHQKVELLEVFIGFETNNQYEIKNSLGQKIYKAKEKNDCCTRNCCGALRSFDMKIKDNMDREVIRFIRPFRCASCCCPCCLQELEVQAPPGTTVGYVSQDWNPCVPNFSIKGASKETVMKLEGPCFACNCCGDVNFELRGKDGGKPIGRISKQWGGLIKEVFTYTDNFGIQFPMDLDVKMKAVLMGACFLIDFMFFEKD; this is encoded by the exons ATGTCAGCCCCAG GTTACCCATCCCCTCACCAGGGTCCTGGAAGTTACTCAACGACCCCCTACCCTGTTCCTCATGGTGGGTATGGTGACCCTAACCATGCTCCCCCACTGGTTGGCTTCCATATGGGCTACAACCACAAACAACACCACCCAGGCCAGCCTGTGATGTACCAGCCTGTGCCCATGCCTGAATGTGGGGTACCTCAAATGGGCCCAGGCTATGGTGGTCCGATGCCTGGGCCTGAATACGGTGCACCTAACTCGGGCCCTCCTGCTGCCATCTCCCCAGCCCCTGCAGCAGTTGTGCCTGTTGGAGTTCCACCTGGTCTGGAGTACCTAACACAG ATTGACCAGATCCTTATACACCAAAAAGTGGAGTTGCTGGAAG TGTTCATTGGCTTTGAGACCAACAACCAGTACGAGATCAAGAACAGCCTCGGTCAGAAGATCTACAAGGCCAAGGAGAAGAATGACTGCTGCACACGCAACTGCTGCGGCGCCCTGCGTAGCTTCGACATGAAGATCAAGGACAACATGGACCGCGAGGTCATCCGCTTCATACGACCCTTCCGCTGTGCCTCTTGCTGTTGCCCCTGCTGCCTGCAAGAG CTCGAGGTCCAAGCCCCGCCTGGCACCACCGTAGGCTATGTGTCCCAGGACTGGAACCCCTGCGTGCCCAACTTCTCCATCAAGGGGGCCAGCAAGGAGACCGTAATGAAGCTGGAAGGACCCTGCTTTGCCTGCAACTGCTGCGGGGATGTCAATTTTGAG CTGAGGGGAAAAGATGGAGGCAAGCCCATCGGCCGCATCAGTAAGCAGTGGGGTGGCCTGATAAAGGAGGTCTTCACCTACACGGACAACTTTGGCATCCAGTTCCCCATGGATCTGGACGTCAAGATGAAGGCTGTGCTCATGGGTGCCTGCTTCCTCATC GATTTCATGTTCTTCGAGAAGGATTGA
- the LOC129835163 gene encoding phospholipid scramblase 2-like isoform X2, giving the protein MGYNHKQHHPGQPVMYQPVPMPECGVPQMGPGYGGPMPGPEYGAPNSGPPAAISPAPAAVVPVGVPPGLEYLTQIDQILIHQKVELLEVFIGFETNNQYEIKNSLGQKIYKAKEKNDCCTRNCCGALRSFDMKIKDNMDREVIRFIRPFRCASCCCPCCLQELEVQAPPGTTVGYVSQDWNPCVPNFSIKGASKETVMKLEGPCFACNCCGDVNFELRGKDGGKPIGRISKQWGGLIKEVFTYTDNFGIQFPMDLDVKMKAVLMGACFLIDFMFFEKD; this is encoded by the exons ATGGGCTACAACCACAAACAACACCACCCAGGCCAGCCTGTGATGTACCAGCCTGTGCCCATGCCTGAATGTGGGGTACCTCAAATGGGCCCAGGCTATGGTGGTCCGATGCCTGGGCCTGAATACGGTGCACCTAACTCGGGCCCTCCTGCTGCCATCTCCCCAGCCCCTGCAGCAGTTGTGCCTGTTGGAGTTCCACCTGGTCTGGAGTACCTAACACAG ATTGACCAGATCCTTATACACCAAAAAGTGGAGTTGCTGGAAG TGTTCATTGGCTTTGAGACCAACAACCAGTACGAGATCAAGAACAGCCTCGGTCAGAAGATCTACAAGGCCAAGGAGAAGAATGACTGCTGCACACGCAACTGCTGCGGCGCCCTGCGTAGCTTCGACATGAAGATCAAGGACAACATGGACCGCGAGGTCATCCGCTTCATACGACCCTTCCGCTGTGCCTCTTGCTGTTGCCCCTGCTGCCTGCAAGAG CTCGAGGTCCAAGCCCCGCCTGGCACCACCGTAGGCTATGTGTCCCAGGACTGGAACCCCTGCGTGCCCAACTTCTCCATCAAGGGGGCCAGCAAGGAGACCGTAATGAAGCTGGAAGGACCCTGCTTTGCCTGCAACTGCTGCGGGGATGTCAATTTTGAG CTGAGGGGAAAAGATGGAGGCAAGCCCATCGGCCGCATCAGTAAGCAGTGGGGTGGCCTGATAAAGGAGGTCTTCACCTACACGGACAACTTTGGCATCCAGTTCCCCATGGATCTGGACGTCAAGATGAAGGCTGTGCTCATGGGTGCCTGCTTCCTCATC GATTTCATGTTCTTCGAGAAGGATTGA